Proteins encoded together in one Impatiens glandulifera chromosome 1, dImpGla2.1, whole genome shotgun sequence window:
- the LOC124925405 gene encoding probable glucan endo-1,3-beta-glucosidase A6, which translates to MKVKQVKLYDSNPAILGALRGSDIEVTVMVPNQLPVSISTNQAIADEWVRSQVLPFYPKTKIRYVLVGNEILSIPDRNIQLSLVPSMYRIQKSLAKFGLLRKVRVTTSLAMDVLQASYPPSNGTFRADISTQIIKPMLQFLKYTKSSLFLDVYPYFAWASNPVDIKLDYALLSSANNIRVKDPGTGLTYTNLLDQMIDAVYFAMKRMGYPHVGIFIAETGWPNGGDIGQTGGANINNAAIYNRNVIKKFTAIPAIGTPAKPGVVIQALLFALYNENMKTGMGSERHFGVLYPNGSS; encoded by the exons ATGAAGGTGAAGCAAGTCAAACTGTATGATTCTAACCCGGCCATTCTTGGCGCCCTGAGAGGATCCGACATCGAGGTTACGGTCATGGTCCCGAACCAGCTCCCTGTGAGCATCTCCACCAATCAAGCTATCGCAGACGAATGGGTACGGTCCCAAGTCTTACCCTTTTACCCAAAAACAAAGATCCGATACGTTCTCGTCGGAAACGAAATCCTTTCTATCCCCGACCGTAACATCCAGCTCAGCCTCGTCCCGTCGATGTACCGGATTCAGAAATCGCTTGCGAAATTCGGCCTCCTCCGTAAGGTCAGAGTCACTACCTCATTGGCCATGGACGTGCTTCAAGCTTCTTACCCGCCTTCCAATGGAACCTTCCGTGCCGACATCTCCACTCAAATCATTAAACCTATGCTTCAGTTTCTCAAGTACACGAAATCGTCCCTCTTCTTGGATGTATACCCGTATTTCGCTTGGGCATCCAACCCGGTCGACATCAAGCTTGATTACGCCCTGTTATCCTCCGCCAATAACATAAGGGTTAAGGATCCGGGTACGGGGTTAACCTACACCAATCTGCTGGATCAAATGATAGACGCGGTCTACTTTGCCATGAAAAGAATGGGCTACCCGCATGTTGGGATCTTTATAGCGGAAACCGGTTGGCCAAATGGAGGAGATATTGGCCAAACAGGAGGAGCTAATATTAACAATGCCGCAATTTATAACCGGAATGTAATAAAGAAATTCACGGCCATACCGGCCATCGGAACGCCGGCGAAGCCGGGTGTAGTCATTCAGGCACTACTTTTTGCCCTGTACAACGAGAACATGAAAACGGGTATGGGATCGGAGAGGCATTTCGGAGTGTTGTATCCGAACGGGTCAA GTtga
- the LOC124922664 gene encoding probable glucan endo-1,3-beta-glucosidase A6, which produces MKVKQVKLYDSNPAILGALRGSDIEVTVMVPNQLLVSISTNQAIADEWVRSQVLPFYPKTKIRYVLVGNEILSIPDRNIQLSLVPSMYRIQKSLAKFGLLRKVRVTTSLAMDVLQASYPPSNGTFRADISTQIIKPMLQFLKYTKSSLFLDVYPYFAWASNPVDIKLDYALLSSANNIRVKDPGTGLTYTNLLDQMIDAVYFAMKRMGYPHVGIFIAETGWPNGRDIGQTESGASINNAAIYNRNVIKKFTAVPAIGTPAKPGVVIEAVIFALYNENMKTGLGSERHFGVLYPNGSSIYRLDFSGKTREAEY; this is translated from the coding sequence ATGAAGGTGAAGCAAGTCAAACTGTATGATTCTAACCCGGCCATTCTCGGCGCCCTGAGAGGATCCGACATCGAGGTTACGGTCATGGTCCCGAACCAGCTCCTTGTGAGCATCTCCACCAATCAAGCTATCGCAGACGAATGGGTACGGTCCCAAGTCTTACCCTTTTACCCAAAAACAAAGATCCGATACGTTCTCGTCGGAAACGAAATCCTTTCTATCCCCGACCGTAACATCCAGCTCAGCCTCGTCCCGTCGATGTACCGGATTCAGAAATCGCTTGCGAAATTCGGCCTCCTCCGTAAGGTCAGAGTCACTACCTCATTGGCCATGGACGTGCTTCAAGCTTCTTACCCGCCTTCCAATGGAACCTTCCGTGCCGACATCTCCACTCAAATCATTAAACCTATGCTTCAGTTTCTCAAGTACACGAAATCGTCCCTCTTCTTGGATGTATACCCGTATTTCGCTTGGGCATCCAACCCGGTCGACATCAAGCTTGATTACGCCCTGTTATCCTCCGCCAATAACATAAGGGTTAAGGATCCGGGTACGGGGTTAACCTACACCAATCTGCTGGATCAAATGATAGACGCGGTCTACTTTGCCATGAAAAGAATGGGCTACCCGCATGTTGGGATCTTTATAGCGGAAACCGGTTGGCCGAATGGAAGAGATATTGGCCAAACAGAATCAGGAGCTAGTATTAACAATGCCGCAATTTATAACCGGAATGTAATAAAGAAATTCACTGCCGTACCGGCCATCGGAACGCCGGCGAAGCCGGGTGTAGTCATTGAGGCAGTAATTTTTGCCCTGTACAACGAGAACATGAAAACGGGTCTGGGCTCGGAGAGGCATTTCGGAGTGTTGTATCCGAACGGGTCAAGTATTTACCGACTGGATTTTTCTGGTAAGACGAGGGAGGCAGAGTACTAG